One stretch of Euphorbia lathyris chromosome 7, ddEupLath1.1, whole genome shotgun sequence DNA includes these proteins:
- the LOC136235339 gene encoding uncharacterized protein, translating into MLVAWVYNTLDTSIRSTVSLPDNVKTMWDDLHDRFSLGNGPRIHEIKNQIVDCKQCGRPLVDYYSDLKQLWDELASYVKTPNCSCSASAEYVKIYETEKLHRFLIGLDARKYSAVVSGLLMMDPLPSLNYAYAKVATDERHHTVVEAHEARPDNVGFAASGSAGGRLVASGKTTTGDEL; encoded by the coding sequence ATGCTTGTTGCTTGGGTTTATAATACTTTGGATACTTCAATTCGCTCTACGGTTTCTTTACCTGATAATGTTAAAACTATGTGGGATGATCTTCATGATCGTTTCTCTCTTGGGAATGGTCCTCGTATTcatgaaattaaaaatcaaattgttgATTGCAAACAGTGTGGTCGACCTCTTGTTGATTATTATAGTGATTTAAAACAGCTATGGGATGAATTGGCTAGCTATGTGAAAACACCTAATTGTTCATGTTCTGCTTCTGCTGAGTATGTCAAAATTTACGAAACTGAGAAATTACATCGGTTCCTTATTGGCCTTGATGCTCGAAAATATAGTGCTGTTGTTTCGGGTCTCTTGATGATGGACCCCTTGCCCTCTTTGAATTATGCTTATGCTAAGGTGGCTACTGATGAGCGCCATCATACTGTGGTCGAGGCCCATGAGGCTCGACCTGACAATGTTGGTTTTGCAGCAAGTGGTTCGGCTGGTGGTCGTCTTGTTGCTTCTGGAAAGACTACCACGGGAGACGAGCTGTGA